A genomic region of Campylobacter corcagiensis contains the following coding sequences:
- the hypA gene encoding hydrogenase maturation nickel metallochaperone HypA, translating to MHELSIVIDLVALCEENLRKNNKSKIEEVHLKIGRLSGVEPHLLKSAYDVYKKETVCENAKLIINLQDIVVKCNSCEKESILKKNEFLCPKCGSNDLEVLDGEDMYLMSLTMS from the coding sequence ATGCACGAACTTTCAATAGTAATTGACCTAGTTGCACTTTGTGAGGAAAATTTAAGAAAAAACAATAAATCAAAAATAGAAGAAGTCCATCTAAAAATAGGGCGTTTAAGCGGTGTTGAACCACACCTTTTAAAAAGTGCTTACGATGTTTATAAAAAAGAAACCGTCTGTGAAAATGCAAAGCTTATCATAAATTTACAAGATATCGTTGTGAAGTGTAACTCCTGCGAAAAAGAAAGTATTCTTAAAAAAAATGAGTTTTTATGCCCAAAATGTGGCTCAAACGACCTTGAGGTATTAGACGGAGAGGATATGTATTTGATGAGCTTAACAATGAGCTAA
- the hypE gene encoding hydrogenase expression/formation protein HypE, producing MEKILLSHGGGGEEMNALINDIIFKAFDNEILKSANDAALLRLNSTNLAFTTDSFVVTPLFFSGGDIGKIAICGTVNDLLMVGAKPLYLSCSFIIEEGFSIDEFKQILNSMSKTAKKAGVFIVCGDTKVVPKGKCDKIFINTSGVGEVIKEINTINLGSQQKAKILVSGDIARHGSVIMQARDELGFESELESDCKPLNEVVLEILKTITPLAMRDATRGGLSAVLNEWAKFCKVSIKVKEARIKISDEVMGICEILGFEPCDLANEGTFVLAVEEKDALKALEILQKFDKNANIIGETFKDDKNRVILETIYGVERFLEPPKGELLPRIC from the coding sequence TTGGAAAAAATTCTTTTAAGTCATGGTGGTGGTGGCGAAGAGATGAATGCTTTGATAAATGATATCATTTTTAAAGCTTTTGATAATGAAATTTTAAAAAGCGCAAATGACGCTGCACTTTTAAGGCTAAATTCCACAAATTTAGCCTTTACAACTGATAGTTTTGTGGTAACTCCGCTATTTTTTAGCGGTGGAGATATCGGTAAAATAGCAATTTGTGGAACGGTAAATGATCTTTTGATGGTTGGTGCAAAACCGCTTTATTTAAGTTGTAGTTTTATCATAGAAGAGGGTTTTAGTATTGATGAGTTTAAGCAAATTTTAAACTCTATGAGTAAAACTGCAAAAAAAGCAGGAGTTTTTATAGTTTGTGGCGATACAAAGGTCGTTCCAAAAGGCAAATGTGATAAAATTTTTATAAATACAAGCGGAGTTGGAGAGGTCATAAAAGAGATAAATACCATAAATTTAGGCTCACAACAAAAAGCTAAAATTTTAGTAAGTGGCGATATCGCAAGGCATGGAAGCGTGATAATGCAAGCAAGAGACGAACTTGGCTTTGAAAGTGAGTTAGAAAGTGATTGTAAGCCACTAAATGAAGTGGTTTTAGAAATTCTAAAAACCATTACACCACTAGCGATGAGAGATGCTACAAGAGGCGGTCTTAGTGCTGTTTTAAACGAGTGGGCTAAGTTTTGTAAAGTTAGCATAAAAGTTAAAGAGGCTCGTATTAAAATAAGCGATGAAGTTATGGGAATTTGTGAAATTTTAGGCTTTGAGCCCTGTGATTTGGCAAATGAGGGGACTTTTGTTTTAGCTGTGGAAGAAAAAGATGCTTTAAAAGCACTTGAAATTTTACAAAAATTTGATAAAAATGCAAATATTATAGGCGAAACTTTTAAAGATGATAAAAATAGGGTGATTTTAGAGACGATTTATGGTGTTGAGAGATTTTTAGAGCCACCAAAAGGCGAACTGCTTCCAAGAATTTGTTAA
- the hypD gene encoding hydrogenase formation protein HypD gives MDLINDFRDKTHILNLSKLIKKASNKPLNIMEICGGHTHSIMKFGIDKLVGENIKFIHGPGCPVCVMPRHNIDEAIKLSSMPNTIFTTLADMLRVPGSFSTLQKQRAKGCDIRALYSPLDAINIALENPKKNVIFFAIGFETTTPMSAVVVEKALNLNLKNLFFHINHVTVPAPVMALLDDENVKIDAFLGPSHVSVIIGSKPYEKIAKTYKKPIAISGFEPLDMMDSILNLVNQFNENKFEVYNEYDRVVKPNGNEKALNLIKKYFKEVDFSWRGLGLIPKSGLDLKGEFDAINARKVFDCSVESKPENKACICGEILKGRKNPPDCKVFGKVCNPQNPLGSCMVSSEGACAAYYKYKRGS, from the coding sequence ATGGATTTAATAAACGATTTTAGAGATAAAACTCATATTTTAAATTTATCAAAGTTGATTAAAAAAGCCTCAAACAAGCCACTTAATATAATGGAAATTTGTGGCGGACATACGCATTCGATTATGAAATTTGGAATTGATAAATTAGTTGGAGAAAATATTAAATTTATCCACGGACCAGGATGTCCAGTTTGCGTGATGCCAAGGCATAATATCGATGAAGCTATAAAGCTATCCTCGATGCCAAATACCATTTTTACAACTCTAGCTGATATGTTAAGAGTTCCAGGAAGCTTTTCAACACTTCAAAAACAAAGAGCAAAAGGGTGCGATATAAGAGCTCTTTACTCTCCACTTGATGCAATAAATATCGCACTTGAAAATCCTAAAAAAAATGTGATATTTTTTGCCATAGGTTTTGAAACAACAACGCCAATGAGTGCGGTTGTGGTGGAAAAAGCTCTAAATTTAAACCTTAAAAATCTTTTTTTTCATATAAATCATGTAACCGTTCCAGCCCCTGTTATGGCACTTTTAGATGATGAAAATGTAAAAATAGATGCATTTTTAGGGCCAAGTCATGTTAGCGTGATAATTGGTTCAAAACCATATGAAAAAATAGCTAAAACTTATAAAAAACCAATCGCCATAAGTGGTTTTGAACCCCTTGATATGATGGATTCCATCCTAAATTTAGTAAATCAGTTTAACGAAAACAAATTTGAAGTTTATAACGAGTATGATAGAGTTGTTAAACCAAATGGAAATGAAAAGGCTCTAAATTTAATTAAAAAATATTTTAAAGAGGTTGATTTTTCATGGCGTGGGCTAGGGCTTATACCAAAAAGTGGGCTTGATTTAAAGGGCGAGTTTGACGCTATAAATGCAAGAAAAGTATTTGATTGTAGCGTGGAAAGCAAACCTGAAAACAAAGCCTGTATTTGTGGGGAAATTTTAAAAGGGCGTAAAAATCCGCCTGATTGCAAGGTCTTTGGCAAGGTTTGTAACCCACAAAATCCACTAGGGTCATGCATGGTTTCAAGCGAGGGGGCTTGTGCGGCGTATTATAAATATAAAAGGGGAAGTTAG
- a CDS encoding HypC/HybG/HupF family hydrogenase formation chaperone encodes MCLSIPSKVVEIDENNFATVETLGVKRGVSLDLIGEPVKVGEYVLIHVGFAMEKIDTKAALESLEFYKKIAKEMNDGTISQDEGDMGLSKMNSNEKG; translated from the coding sequence ATGTGCCTTAGCATACCTTCAAAAGTTGTTGAAATTGATGAGAATAATTTTGCCACCGTTGAAACCTTAGGCGTTAAAAGGGGCGTTAGTTTGGATTTGATAGGTGAGCCTGTTAAAGTTGGCGAGTATGTTTTAATCCACGTTGGCTTTGCAATGGAAAAAATCGACACAAAAGCAGCCCTTGAAAGCTTAGAGTTTTATAAAAAAATAGCAAAAGAGATGAATGACGGAACGATTAGCCAAGATGAGGGCGATATGGGATTATCTAAGATGAATTCCAACGAAAAAGGCTAA
- the hypB gene encoding hydrogenase nickel incorporation protein HypB, giving the protein MCKDCGCETHESSSENSKTVEVVSKILSKNDKEADHNRAHLDEKGIFCINLMSSPGAGKTTLLENTIKKSDFKIGVVEGDLETNRDADRIIKAGAYAYQITTGQGCHLDAIMVHKGLHHLPLEKLNLVFVENVGNLVCPASYDVGSHINVVLLSTPEGSDKVEKYPVMFRAADLVIITKSSVKKHFNFDTNEVIDAVRKLNPKADIIELDSVTGEGFDKWLGYLKFKMELR; this is encoded by the coding sequence ATGTGTAAAGATTGCGGTTGTGAAACTCATGAAAGTAGCAGCGAAAATAGCAAAACAGTAGAAGTTGTTTCAAAAATACTATCTAAAAACGACAAAGAAGCAGACCATAACAGAGCCCACCTTGATGAAAAAGGGATATTTTGTATAAATTTGATGAGCAGTCCAGGTGCTGGTAAAACCACGCTTTTAGAAAATACCATTAAAAAAAGTGATTTTAAAATCGGCGTTGTTGAGGGGGATTTAGAAACCAACCGCGACGCTGATAGGATTATAAAAGCAGGGGCTTATGCGTATCAGATCACAACAGGGCAGGGGTGTCATTTAGATGCGATTATGGTGCATAAAGGACTTCATCATCTCCCACTTGAAAAGCTAAATTTAGTCTTTGTTGAAAATGTTGGAAATTTAGTATGCCCGGCTAGTTATGATGTTGGATCACATATAAATGTTGTGCTTTTAAGCACGCCTGAGGGAAGCGATAAAGTAGAAAAATATCCTGTGATGTTTAGGGCGGCTGATTTAGTGATAATCACAAAATCAAGCGTTAAAAAGCACTTTAATTTTGATACAAATGAAGTTATAGATGCCGTTAGAAAACTTAATCCAAAAGCCGATATTATCGAGCTTGACAGCGTAACAGGCGAGGGCTTTGATAAGTGGCTAGGTTACTTGAAATTTAAAATGGAGCTTAGATAA
- the nikR gene encoding nickel-responsive transcriptional regulator NikR, which produces MDEIVRCSITLPENLLKAVDERVAQTSTRSEFIRDLIKERLVNEAWNNKNSVLMGVLTIIYDHHQSDLVFKKMNLEHDADIDIFCTTHVHIDHHNCLEVLVIKGDGDKIEHFCNQISGLKGVNFASLTKTAVI; this is translated from the coding sequence ATGGATGAAATAGTAAGATGTAGTATAACTTTGCCTGAAAATTTGCTAAAAGCAGTAGATGAAAGGGTGGCTCAAACTTCAACTAGGAGCGAATTTATAAGAGATCTTATAAAAGAACGCCTTGTAAATGAAGCTTGGAATAATAAAAATAGCGTTTTAATGGGAGTTTTAACCATTATTTATGATCATCATCAAAGTGATTTAGTCTTTAAAAAGATGAACCTTGAACACGATGCAGATATTGATATATTTTGTACCACACATGTCCATATAGATCATCACAACTGCCTTGAAGTTCTTGTTATTAAAGGAGATGGTGATAAAATAGAGCATTTTTGTAATCAAATTTCAGGTTTAAAAGGCGTAAATTTTGCCTCATTAACAAAAACAGCAGTAATTTAA
- the hypF gene encoding carbamoyltransferase HypF: MMISIFGAVQGVGFRPFIYKLATDLGIKGEVYNDSQGVKIILNKDENAQNLIDEIYKNLPKLAPLARIDKILVFETNSKIYSRFSITESKNTSKFSPILPDYAICDECKSEFYDKNSRFYHYAFINCTNCGPRLSVIKNLPYDRKNTSMAKFKMCKECENEYENPLNRRFHAEPTSCNKCGVTLYLKNLDKEILNINEDAIKSATNLLNDGKILAIKGLGGFHLMCDALNPEAIKNLRIRKNRPTKPFAVMVKDIKMAKDYAEISSDEQNLMSSKISPIVLLKSKGKMPQSIAFNTDKIGLFIAPTGLHLLLFEYFQNPIIATSANLGGETIIYDEDTLLKKLSGVIDFYIDNNRDIITPSDDSVAFVADKKAHFLRTSRGINPKIFLSKYKIKGSFLALGAEMKNQFAIYKDGLIIISPYIGDLKNRANFDRFLEILDIFTKGYDIKFDKIIADLHPNFIHTNYFKKQGFKVEKVQHHYAHLISNLFENSLPQKNYIGFSFDGTGYAKDAKIWGGEVLNFNYHGFKRIYHFDEFLLLGGEASIKDISRLKYAIFKKYNISQQSNKILDLIYEKEINSLKTSSLGRIFDAFAAVVFNLSKVSYDGEAGMLVEKFYDKNINDAYEFNIENGVIIYKDAFLGALKDDKKTSCSKFINGLANLIVKITKDANLEPVLSGGVFQNQTLVEILSQKFKKNGIIYHFNHEIPTNDSGVAIGQLIWYLKNGAKNG, from the coding sequence ATGATGATTAGCATTTTTGGAGCGGTTCAAGGAGTAGGATTTCGTCCATTTATCTATAAACTAGCAACAGATTTAGGGATAAAAGGCGAAGTTTATAACGATAGCCAGGGCGTTAAAATCATACTAAACAAAGACGAGAATGCTCAAAATTTAATAGATGAAATTTATAAAAACCTACCAAAACTAGCCCCTCTTGCAAGAATTGATAAAATTTTAGTTTTTGAAACTAACTCTAAAATTTATAGTCGTTTTAGCATTACAGAGTCTAAAAATACATCTAAATTTAGCCCAATTTTGCCTGATTATGCGATATGCGATGAGTGCAAAAGCGAATTTTATGATAAAAACTCAAGATTTTATCACTATGCTTTTATAAACTGCACAAATTGCGGTCCTAGACTTTCAGTGATAAAAAACCTGCCTTATGATAGAAAAAACACTTCAATGGCTAAATTTAAAATGTGTAAAGAGTGTGAAAATGAGTATGAAAACCCGCTAAATCGCCGTTTTCACGCTGAACCAACATCGTGTAATAAATGCGGCGTGACGCTTTATCTAAAGAATTTAGATAAGGAAATTTTAAATATAAATGAAGACGCTATTAAAAGTGCCACAAATCTTTTAAATGATGGTAAAATTCTAGCCATAAAAGGGCTTGGAGGATTTCACCTTATGTGTGATGCTCTAAACCCTGAGGCTATAAAAAATTTAAGAATTCGTAAAAACCGCCCTACAAAGCCATTTGCCGTTATGGTTAAAGATATCAAAATGGCTAAAGATTATGCTGAAATTTCATCAGATGAACAAAATCTAATGAGTAGTAAAATTTCTCCAATTGTCCTACTTAAAAGCAAAGGCAAAATGCCACAAAGTATTGCTTTTAATACAGATAAAATTGGTCTTTTTATCGCTCCAACAGGGCTTCATCTTTTACTGTTTGAGTATTTTCAAAACCCAATCATTGCAACGAGTGCAAATTTAGGTGGCGAAACGATCATTTACGATGAAGATACTTTACTTAAAAAACTTAGTGGCGTGATTGATTTTTACATTGATAATAATCGTGATATTATTACACCAAGTGATGATTCAGTGGCTTTTGTGGCTGATAAAAAAGCTCATTTTCTAAGGACGAGTAGGGGGATAAATCCTAAGATATTTTTAAGCAAATATAAAATAAAAGGCTCATTTTTAGCACTCGGAGCTGAGATGAAAAATCAATTTGCCATCTATAAAGATGGTCTTATCATCATCTCTCCTTATATAGGAGATCTTAAAAATCGAGCAAATTTTGATAGATTTTTGGAAATTTTAGATATTTTTACAAAAGGCTATGATATCAAATTTGATAAAATCATTGCTGATTTACACCCAAATTTTATCCATACAAACTACTTTAAAAAGCAAGGATTTAAAGTAGAAAAAGTCCAGCACCACTACGCTCATCTAATCTCAAATTTATTTGAAAACAGCCTTCCACAAAAAAACTATATAGGATTTTCATTTGATGGAACAGGATACGCTAAAGACGCTAAAATTTGGGGTGGGGAGGTGCTAAATTTCAATTATCATGGTTTTAAGAGAATTTATCATTTTGATGAGTTTTTGCTACTTGGTGGTGAAGCTAGTATAAAGGATATTTCAAGGCTTAAATACGCTATTTTTAAAAAATATAACATTTCACAACAAAGTAATAAAATTCTTGATTTAATCTATGAAAAAGAGATAAATTCTTTAAAAACAAGTTCACTTGGGCGAATATTTGATGCTTTTGCTGCTGTGGTTTTTAACCTTAGTAAAGTAAGTTATGATGGAGAAGCTGGAATGCTAGTTGAAAAATTCTATGATAAAAATATAAATGATGCTTATGAATTTAATATAGAAAATGGTGTTATAATCTATAAAGATGCTTTTTTAGGTGCTTTAAAAGATGATAAAAAAACATCTTGTTCTAAATTTATAAATGGCTTAGCAAATTTAATAGTTAAAATAACAAAAGATGCAAATTTAGAACCTGTTTTAAGTGGTGGGGTCTTTCAAAATCAAACTTTAGTTGAAATTCTAAGTCAAAAATTTAAAAAAAATGGTATCATATATCATTTTAACCACGAAATTCCTACAAACGATAGTGGGGTGGCGATAGGTCAGCTTATTTGGTATTTAAAAAATGGAGCTAAAAATGGATGA
- a CDS encoding HyaD/HybD family hydrogenase maturation endopeptidase, with amino-acid sequence MKVLILGIGNVLFGDEGVGVHFANYLKLNYKFYSKEHELEFVDGGTLAMALTPIISSFDKVLMIDCIDADDANVGDVYYFNYLDMPNRIKWSGSAHEVEMLQTLNSMEFLGDLPDTQILGIVPKRIEPMTFKQSLEILNAVPKLEITALKFLENLGFSYEKVGNITLQDIAFKHEKGEL; translated from the coding sequence ATGAAAGTCCTAATTTTAGGTATTGGAAATGTGTTATTTGGCGATGAAGGAGTTGGCGTTCACTTCGCCAACTACCTTAAGCTTAACTACAAATTTTACTCTAAAGAGCATGAGCTAGAATTTGTTGATGGTGGAACTCTTGCTATGGCTCTAACGCCTATAATATCAAGCTTTGATAAGGTTTTAATGATTGATTGTATAGATGCTGATGATGCTAATGTGGGCGATGTTTATTACTTTAACTATCTTGATATGCCAAACCGCATTAAATGGAGTGGGTCTGCTCATGAAGTTGAAATGCTTCAAACTCTAAATTCGATGGAGTTTTTAGGAGATCTACCAGATACTCAAATTTTAGGCATTGTACCAAAAAGAATAGAGCCTATGACATTTAAGCAGAGTTTAGAAATTTTAAATGCAGTGCCAAAGTTAGAAATTACCGCTCTTAAATTTTTAGAAAATTTAGGTTTTAGCTATGAAAAAGTAGGAAATATTACCCTTCAAGATATAGCATTTAAACACGAAAAAGGAGAGCTATGA
- the cybH gene encoding Ni/Fe-hydrogenase, b-type cytochrome subunit codes for MKRVAEYEFSIGYRASHWIRFFAIFILIISGLYLAYVFQAPVVSDEPVLFLHAKWRFVHIVAGFVMIAAIIFKTYLFFFDPLSKKELVSIKDALNPKIWIAQIKYYLFLGEHPHMKGVYNPLQFASYLMFYIVAFFIILTGLILYVHVYHEGLGGLLYPICRPFEVLMGGLANVRVIHHICMDIIIIFVVAHVYMAVFNAVKGKNGGMDAVISGYKFPEEH; via the coding sequence ATGAAAAGAGTAGCTGAATATGAATTTAGTATAGGATATAGAGCATCGCATTGGATACGCTTTTTTGCGATATTTATCCTAATAATTAGTGGACTTTATCTTGCTTATGTATTTCAAGCACCAGTAGTTAGTGATGAGCCGGTGCTTTTTTTACATGCTAAGTGGAGATTTGTCCATATTGTAGCTGGTTTTGTAATGATAGCAGCTATTATTTTTAAAACTTATCTTTTCTTTTTTGACCCACTAAGCAAAAAGGAACTTGTAAGTATAAAAGATGCACTAAATCCTAAAATTTGGATAGCTCAGATAAAATACTATCTATTTCTAGGCGAACATCCACACATGAAAGGGGTTTATAATCCACTTCAGTTTGCGTCATATTTGATGTTTTATATTGTGGCGTTTTTTATCATTCTAACAGGGCTTATTTTATATGTTCATGTCTACCATGAAGGACTTGGTGGACTTTTATATCCTATATGTAGACCTTTTGAAGTACTTATGGGGGGTCTTGCAAATGTTAGAGTGATTCATCATATCTGTATGGATATTATTATAATATTTGTAGTAGCTCATGTGTATATGGCGGTATTTAACGCAGTAAAAGGTAAAAATGGCGGAATGGATGCTGTAATAAGTGGTTACAAATTCCCAGAAGAGCATTAA
- a CDS encoding nickel-dependent hydrogenase large subunit translates to MSQRIVVDPITRIEGHLRVEVIIDDNGIVTDAYTGSTLWRGLETIAKGRDPRDVPLLMQRICGVCTFSHYKAGTIAVENALGITPPLNATLTRTLMSCALFMHDHPVHFYQLHALDFVDIVSALSADPFKAQDEAFKYTDFPYACGADHLKGVQAKVKAFVDKGNLGPFANAYYGHSTYHFTPEQNLIALSHYLECLRIQRVAAQMMAVFGAKQPHPQSLCVGGVTCVMDILNPVRLGEYMTKFQEVADFINRAYYADLVMAGKAYANEPSVLNDVGVANLWTHQEFQVSKNEFLFESGIIMNGDLSKVLDLDESKLTEEATHAWYKNDKALHPYDGEQEPNYTGFKDEKTINAQGEMVDTKVFDTKGKYSWIKAPRYDGKPLQVGPLANIVVNYAKGNKYVVPVVDKFLADTGLPLSAVLSTLGRTACRMIEAKVIADNGLMALNSLAENIKSGDTTTAAKYKIDKNKEYKGRYIGHVPRGALSHWTRIKNGVVENWQAVVPSTLNASPKDKDGIMGSYEACLIGLKVADPTRPLEIIRKIHSYDPCIACAVHVMDTKGNKLGNYKVSI, encoded by the coding sequence ATGTCACAAAGAATAGTAGTAGATCCTATCACTAGAATAGAGGGTCACTTAAGAGTAGAGGTTATTATTGATGATAATGGCATTGTAACTGATGCTTATACAGGCTCAACTTTATGGAGAGGTTTAGAAACCATTGCAAAAGGACGAGATCCAAGAGATGTTCCACTTCTAATGCAAAGAATTTGTGGTGTTTGTACTTTTTCACACTACAAAGCTGGAACAATTGCAGTTGAAAATGCTCTTGGTATAACCCCACCACTTAATGCTACACTTACAAGAACCCTTATGAGTTGTGCTCTGTTTATGCATGACCACCCAGTTCACTTTTATCAACTCCACGCACTTGATTTTGTAGATATTGTAAGCGCATTAAGTGCAGATCCATTTAAGGCTCAAGATGAAGCATTTAAATATACAGATTTTCCTTATGCTTGTGGTGCAGACCATCTAAAAGGCGTTCAAGCTAAAGTAAAAGCTTTTGTAGACAAAGGAAATCTTGGACCATTTGCTAATGCATATTATGGTCACTCAACATATCACTTCACACCTGAACAAAATCTGATTGCTCTTAGTCACTATCTTGAGTGCTTGAGAATTCAAAGAGTAGCAGCTCAGATGATGGCTGTCTTTGGTGCTAAACAACCTCACCCACAAAGCCTTTGTGTTGGTGGAGTAACATGTGTAATGGATATCTTAAACCCAGTAAGACTCGGTGAGTACATGACTAAATTCCAAGAAGTTGCTGACTTTATAAACCGAGCATACTATGCTGATCTTGTTATGGCTGGAAAGGCTTACGCAAACGAACCTAGCGTATTAAATGATGTAGGGGTTGCAAATTTATGGACTCATCAAGAATTTCAAGTTAGTAAAAATGAGTTTTTATTTGAAAGTGGTATTATAATGAATGGAGATCTAAGCAAAGTCTTAGATTTAGATGAGAGTAAGCTTACAGAAGAGGCAACTCATGCTTGGTATAAAAATGATAAAGCACTTCATCCATACGATGGTGAACAAGAGCCAAATTATACTGGTTTTAAAGATGAGAAAACCATAAATGCGCAAGGCGAAATGGTTGATACAAAAGTTTTTGATACAAAAGGTAAATATAGCTGGATAAAAGCTCCAAGGTATGATGGTAAGCCACTTCAAGTTGGACCTTTGGCAAATATCGTAGTAAATTATGCAAAAGGTAATAAATATGTAGTTCCAGTTGTAGATAAATTCTTAGCTGACACTGGTCTTCCATTAAGTGCGGTTCTAAGTACACTTGGTAGAACAGCTTGTCGTATGATAGAGGCAAAAGTTATAGCTGATAATGGTCTAATGGCACTTAACAGCCTAGCAGAAAATATAAAAAGCGGAGATACAACTACAGCTGCTAAGTATAAAATAGACAAAAATAAAGAGTATAAAGGCAGATACATAGGGCATGTTCCAAGAGGAGCTTTAAGTCACTGGACAAGAATAAAAAATGGTGTAGTAGAAAATTGGCAAGCGGTTGTTCCAAGCACATTAAACGCAAGTCCAAAAGATAAAGATGGTATAATGGGAAGCTATGAAGCGTGTCTTATCGGCTTAAAAGTAGCTGATCCAACTAGACCACTTGAGATAATTAGAAAAATACACTCATATGATCCTTGTATTGCTTGTGCAGTTCATGTTATGGATACAAAGGGCAACAAACTCGGTAACTATAAGGTAAGCATTTAA
- a CDS encoding hydrogenase small subunit, translating to MVKLKEKIIARLDSLEKLPSLKNGSIKDALIEKGFTRRDFMKWAGAMTAAIGLPSVFAPSVARAAELADRLPVIWLHMAECTGCSESLLRVDTPSIDSLIFDYISLEYHETIMSASGWQAEENLENAIEKYKGQYILMVEGGIPAGSSEFYLTVGPHGTTGAEHCRIASQNAAAIFAIGTCSSFGGVQAAYPNPTNSQPLSKITSKPVINVPGCPPSERNIIGNVLHYILFGTLPALDNYNRPKWAYGLRIHDLCERRGRFDAGEFVESFGDEGAKDGYCLYKVGCKGPYTFNNCSKERFNQHTSWPVQAGHGCIGCSEPDFWDTMGPLQEPLTNRLYKSVFGGLGADATADRISIGVLAIAGVAIAAHAAIGAAKK from the coding sequence ATGGTTAAATTAAAAGAAAAAATCATTGCAAGACTAGATAGTTTAGAAAAACTACCTAGCTTAAAAAATGGTTCTATAAAAGACGCTCTTATAGAAAAGGGTTTTACAAGAAGAGATTTTATGAAATGGGCTGGAGCTATGACAGCTGCTATAGGGTTGCCAAGTGTGTTTGCACCAAGCGTGGCAAGAGCAGCTGAACTAGCTGATAGACTTCCTGTTATATGGCTACATATGGCAGAATGTACAGGATGTAGTGAGAGTTTACTAAGAGTAGATACTCCTTCTATTGATAGTTTGATATTTGACTATATAAGTTTAGAGTATCATGAAACAATTATGTCAGCAAGTGGTTGGCAAGCTGAAGAAAACCTTGAAAATGCTATTGAGAAGTATAAAGGTCAGTATATCTTAATGGTAGAAGGTGGAATTCCTGCTGGATCGAGTGAGTTTTATCTAACTGTAGGACCACACGGCACAACAGGGGCAGAACATTGTAGAATTGCTTCACAAAATGCTGCTGCTATTTTTGCCATAGGAACCTGTTCTAGTTTTGGTGGTGTTCAAGCAGCATATCCAAACCCAACCAACTCTCAACCTCTTAGTAAGATAACTAGCAAGCCTGTTATAAATGTTCCAGGCTGTCCGCCAAGTGAGAGAAATATCATAGGAAATGTTCTTCACTATATTTTATTTGGTACACTTCCTGCTCTTGATAACTACAATAGACCAAAATGGGCATATGGACTAAGAATTCACGATCTTTGCGAAAGAAGAGGTCGCTTTGATGCGGGTGAGTTCGTAGAGAGTTTTGGTGATGAAGGTGCAAAAGATGGTTATTGTCTATATAAGGTAGGCTGTAAAGGTCCATATACATTTAATAACTGCTCAAAAGAGAGATTTAACCAGCACACTAGTTGGCCAGTTCAAGCAGGTCATGGCTGTATAGGATGTAGCGAACCTGATTTTTGGGATACAATGGGTCCACTTCAAGAGCCACTTACAAATAGACTTTATAAAAGCGTTTTTGGTGGTTTAGGAGCAGATGCAACTGCTGATAGAATAAGTATAGGTGTTTTAGCTATCGCAGGTGTTGCTATCGCAGCTCACGCAGCAATCGGTGCTGCAAAAAAATAA